A single genomic interval of Labrus bergylta chromosome 18, fLabBer1.1, whole genome shotgun sequence harbors:
- the sos2 gene encoding LOW QUALITY PROTEIN: son of sevenless homolog 2 (The sequence of the model RefSeq protein was modified relative to this genomic sequence to represent the inferred CDS: inserted 1 base in 1 codon) — MQPQQIYDFSSEENSHKWRGLFVQALRKVQKQVHPNLLAKEDALQHIEELILQLLNMLCVAQPRSVQDVEERVQKTFPHPIDKWAIADAQSAIEKRKRRNPXLLPVDKIHPLLKEVLGYKVDYHVSLYIVAVLEYISADILKLAGNYVGNIRHYEISQQDIKVSMCADKVLMDMFDQEEDIGLMSQCTDEPSSSGELTYDDLVRLEIAEERQYLRELDLIIKVFRHHFLSNTKIFTPQDVEVIFSNILDIHELTVKLLGLIEDAVEMTADGSPHPLVGSCFEDLAEEQAFDPYETLSQDILSKDFHKHFNNLMARPTAGLYFQSVAEGFKEAVQYVLPQLMMVPVYHCMHYFELLQQLQERSDDQDDRECLKQAITALLNLQCSVERIYAKQPRRKPGEPMYRLYSRQVRSKQLAIKRMNEIQKSIDGWEGKDIGQCCSEFILEGPLLRAGAKHERHNFLFDGLMISCKANQSSRLPGSGSGAEYRLKEKFVLRKIRIVDREDSAELRHPFELIGKDENCAVFSARTADEKAAWMAALVTLQYRSTLDRMLDTVLQHEERAHPLRLPSPDVYRFAVQDSEENIVLEDKVQSKTGIPLIKAGTVVKLIERLTYHMYADPNFVRTFLTTYRSFCKPQELLALLIDRIEIPEPEPTEEDRQALWNGDQPMAAELQRFRKEYVQPVQLRVLNVFRQWVEHHFYDFENDPELRSRLEEYISSKIQLRGKSMRKWVESINKIIKRKLQTQSNGVSHNITFESPPPPIEWHICRAGQVESFDLMTLHPIEIARQLTLLESELYRAVRPSELVGSVWTKEDKEKNSPNLLRMIRHTTNLTLWFEKCIVETMNLEERVAVLSRVIEILQVFQELNNFNGVLEVVSAINSVPVYRLDHTFEAIPERKKKILEEAVDLSQDHFKKYLAKLKSINPPCVPFFGIYLTNILKTEEGNPDFLKRHEKELINFSKRRKVAEITGEIQQYQNQPYCLKVEHEIKRFFENLNPMGSRGEKDFSDYLFEMSLDIEPRNCKQAPRFPRKTLYTLKSPGIRPVRTSTSGTLKGHPVPLEREPPHKITFRSIAETEPETPVSVSVPTSPNTPTPPQSASSDLSSVFMDHDLSSSYGGSNSIFAPVLLPPSKFQSVSCGSLHQLGEELLKPPPLPPRRKDAMSESKLSSRSNSPPAIPPRLPPPLPRIQPRSLVYNGPPMDGPLPSPPPPPPRDPMPDTPPPVPQRPPEIFINYPLNLQPSPVGRYHWDFSSSPSSPNTPPSTPSPRIPRRTCPLSASQNSLCPLPVPITAPPVPPRHNSSPQLPKLPPKTYKRELLQPPLQGLSLVENSDSSQ; from the exons gtgCAGAAGCAGGTCCACCCTAACCTCCTGGCTAAGGAGGACGCCCTGCAGCACATCGAGGAGTTGATCCTGCAGCTGCTCAACATGCTGTGTGTGGCCCAGCCTCGCTCCGTGCAGGACGTGGAG gaacGCGTCCAGAAAACCTTCCCACACCCGATAGATAAGTGGGCAATCGCCGACGCTCAGTCAGCCATCGAGAAACGCAAGAGGAGAAACC TACTGCTCCCCGTGGACAAGATCCACCCCCTGCTCAAG gaagtgttgggcTACAAAGTGGACTACCACGTCTCGCTGTACATCGTGGCGGTGCTCGAGTACATATCAGCCGACATTCTCAAACTGGCGGGAAACTACGTGGGCAACATCCGTCACTATGAGATCAGCCAGCAGGACATCAAGGTGTCCATGTGCGCTGACAAG GTGCTCATGGACATGTTCGACCAGGAGGAGGATATCGGTCTGATGTCTCAGTGCACGGACGAGCCGTCCTCCTCCGGCGAGCTCACGTACGACGACCTGGTGAGGCTGGAGATCGCCGAGGAGCGCCAGTACCTGCGAGAGCTCGACCTCATCATCAAAGTGTTTCGCCATCACTTCCTGTCCAACACCAAGATCTTCACGCCTCAG GACGTGGAGGTGATCTTCAGTAACATCCTGGACATCCACGAGCTGACGGTGAAGCTGCTCGGGCTGATCGAGGATGCCGTGGAGATGACGGCGGATGGCAGCCCTCATCCTCTGGTGGGCAGCTGCTTCGAGGATCTCGCAGAG gagCAGGCGTTCGACCCCTATGAGACTCTGTCCCAGGACATCCTCAGTAAAGATTTCCACAAGCACTTCAACAACCTGATGGCCCGACCGACCGCTGGCCTCTACTTCCAG tcGGTGGCTGAAGGCTTCAAAGAAGCCGTCCAGTACGTCCTCCCACAGCTCATGATGGTCCCAGTTTACCACTGTATGCACTACTTCGAGCTTCTGCAG cagcttcaggaGCGCAGTGATGACCAGGACGACCGTGAGTGTCTGAAGCAGGCGATCACGGCGTTGTTAAACCTTCAATGTAGCGTGGAGCGAATCTATGCCAAGCAGCCTCGCCGTAAACCCGG CGAGCCCATGTACCGCCTCTACAGCAGACAGGTTCGGAGCAAACAGCTCGCCATCAAACGCATGAACGAGATCCAGAAGAGCATCGACGGCTGGGAGGGGAAAGACATCGGGCAGTGCTGCAGCGAGTTCATCCTGGAGGGGCCGCTGCTACGAGCCGGCGCCAAACACGAGAGAcacaacttcctgtttgacgGCCTGATGATCAGCTGTAAGGCCAATCAGAGTTCGCGGCTCCCCGGGTCGGGAAGCGGCGCCGAGTACCGTCTGAAGGAGAAGTTTGTGCTGAGGAAGATCCGCATCGTGGACCGCGAGGACTCGGCGGAGCTGCGGCACCCGTTCGAGCTGATCGGGAAAGACGAGAACTGCGCCGTGTTCTCCGCACGTACCGCGGATGAGAAGGCGGCGTGGATGGCGGCGCTCGTCACTCTGCAGTACCGCTCCACTTTGGACCGTATGTTGGACACGGTGCTGCAGCACGAGGAGCGGGCGCACCCTCTCAGGCTGCCCTCGCCCGACGTTTACCGCTTCGCCGTGCAGGACTCTGAAGAGAACATCGTGTTGGAGGACAAAGTGCAGAGCAAGACGGGAATCCCGCTGATCAAGGCGGGAACCGTCGTCAAACTGATCGAGAGGCTCACCTACCACATGTATGCag ATCCAAACTTCGTCCGTACCTTTCTCACCACGTATCGATCCTTCTGCAAACCTCAGGAGCTCCTCGCGCTGCTCATCGACAG GATCGAGATCCCAGAGCCTGAACCCACGGAGGAGGACCGCCAGGCGCTCTGGAACGGAGACCAGCCGATGGCGGCCGAGCTGCAGAGGTTCAGGAAGGAGTACGTGCAGCCGGTCCAGCTCAG agttctCAACGTTTTCCGTCAGTGGGTGGAGCATCATTTCTACGACTTTGAGAACGATCCAGAACTGAGGAGTCGATTAGAGGAATACATCAGCAGCAAGATCCAGCTGagag GAAAGTCCATGAGGAAGTGGGTGGAGTCAATCAATAAGATCATCAAGAGGAAGCTGCAGACGCAGTCTAACGGGGTCAGTCACAACATCACCTTCGAGAGCCCGCCTCCTCCCATCGAGTGGCACATCTGCAGAGCGGGACAGGTGGAGTCCTTTGACCTCATGACCCTCCACCCCATCGAGATCGCCCGCCAGCTGACGCTGCTCGAATCTGAGCTCTACAG AGCCGTGCGTCCGTCTGAGCTGGTCGGCAGCGTCTGGACCAAAGAGGACAAAGAGAAGAACTCTCCCAACCTGCTGCGCATGATCCGACACACCACCAACCTCACGCTGTGGTTCGAGAA GTGTATCGTAGAGACCATGAACCTGGAGGAGCGGGTGGCCGTGCTCTCCCGGGTCATCGAGATCCTGCAGGTTTTCCAGGAGCTCAACAACTTTAACGGCGTGCTGGAAGTGGTCAGCGCCATCAACTCTGTCCCCGTCTACCGGCTCGACCACACCTTCGAg GCCATaccagagaggaagaagaaaatccTGGAGGAAGCTGTGGATCTGAGTCAGGACCACTTTAAGAAATATCTGGCTAAGCTCAAATCCATCAACCCACCATGCGTGCCTTTCTTTG GTATCTATTTAACCAACATCCTGAAGACGGAGGAGGGAAACCCCGACTTCCTGAAACGCCACGAGAAAGAGCTGATCAACTTCAGCAAGAGGAGGAAAGTGGCTGAGATCACAGGCGAGATCCAGCAGTACCAGAACCAGCCGTACTGTCTGAAGGTGGAGCACGAGATCAAG AGGTTCTTCGAGAACCTGAACCCGATGGGCAGCCGGGGCGAGAAGGACTTTTCAGACTACCTGTTTGAAATGTCTCTGGACATCGAGCCGCGCAACTGCAAGCAGGCTCCTcgcttt CCCAGGAAGACCCTCTACACTCTGAAGTCCCCGGGAATCCGGCCCGTACGAACATCTACCTCTGGTACCCTGAAGGGCCACCCCGTCCCGCTGGAAAGGGAGCCACCTCACAAAATCACCTTCAGGAGCATCGCCGAGACCGAGCCCGAGACCCCCGTGTCTGTCTCGGTGCCCACCTCTCCAAACACCCCGACCCCCCCTCAGTCCGCCTCCTCCGACCTCAGCTCAGTGTTCATGGATCACGACCTCAGCAGCTCGTACGGCG GGAGTAACTCCATATTCGCTCCTGTTCTTCTGCCTCCTTCCA AGTTTCAGTCGGTGTCTTGCGGCAGCCTCCACCAGCTCGGGGAGGAGCTGCTGAAGCCGCCCCCTCTGCCACCACGAAGGAAAGACGCCATGTCTGAATCCAAA cTCAGCTCCAGGTCCAACAGCCCCCCGGCCATCCCGCCCCGACTGCCCCCTCCTCTGCCCAGAATCCAGCCTCGATCGCTGGTCTACAACGGCCCCCCCATGGACGGCCCCCTGcccagcccccctccccctccccccagagACCCTATGCCCGACACACCGCCCCCGGTGCCTCAGCGGCCCCCGGAGATTTTCATCAACTACCCCCTCAACCTGCAGCCTTCCCCAGTGGGCCGATACCACTGGGACTTCAGCAGCTCCCCCAGCTCCCCCAACACCCCGCCCAGCACGCCATCGCCTCGCATCCCCCGCCGGACCTGCCCGCTCAGCGCCAGCCAGAACAGCCTCTGCCCTCTTCCTGTCCCCATTACCGCTCCGCCCGTCCCCCCGCGCCACAACTCCAGCCCACAACTCCCCAAACTCCCACCAAAGACATACAAAAGGGAGCTGCTGCAGCCACCGCTACAAGGCCTCTCATTGGTGGAGAACAGCGACAGCAGCCAGTGA